The Xiphias gladius isolate SHS-SW01 ecotype Sanya breed wild chromosome 4, ASM1685928v1, whole genome shotgun sequence genome includes a window with the following:
- the LOC120788860 gene encoding alpha-1,6-mannosyl-glycoprotein 2-beta-N-acetylglucosaminyltransferase isoform X2, with amino-acid sequence MTRISGGKTILREEKQPSNARGNNVANKFTMKTRAISTQLYPSEFPGLDPRDCPRDISKDNALKTGCLNAEHPDSYGHYREAFITQTKHHWWWKLHFVWERVHMMQGYSGFVIFLEEDNYILPDFFHFYKSMIEFRKNTCPDCDMLALGNHNGLTDFTRLSNKVLTTGWMSTKHNIGMAISREVYYKLMGCSNEFCTYDDYNWDWTLQHLSGTCIPKPLKVLVAQGSRVLHTGDCGLHQKQNCRPEWASQRVEVGLQMAKDGLFPPSLALSGAEAVEHKAHMKNGGWGDIRDHILCNNYAKRL; translated from the exons ATGACACGGATTTCAGGTGGGAAGACAATCCTGCGAGAGGAAAAGCAGCCATCAAA CGCACGAGGAAACAATGTTGCAAACAAGTTTACAATGAAGACGCGCGCGATAAG CACTCAGCTGTATCCCAGCGAGTTTCCTGGTCTGGATCCACGAGACTGCCCTCGAGACATATCCAAGGACAACGCTCTCAAAACAGGTTGCCTCAACGCAGAACACCCTGACTCCTATGGGCACTACAGGGAAGCCTTCATCACTCAAACCAAACACCACTGGTGGTGGAAATTGCACTTTGTATGGGAGCGAGTGCACATGATGCAGGGCTACAGTGGCTTTGTAATCTTTCTGGAGGAGGACAATTACATCTTACCtgactttttccatttctataAGTCAATGATAGAGTTCAGGAAGAACACCTGCCCAGACTGTGATATGCTGGCTTTGGGTAACCACAATGGCCTGACTGATTTTACCAGATTGTCTAATAAGGTGCTGACCACTGGGTGGATGTCCACTAAACACAACATAGGTATGGCAATCTCCAGAGAGGTGTACTATAAACTGATGGGCTGCAGCAACGAGTTCTGCACCTATGATGACTACAACTGGGACTGGACTCTGCAGCACCTCTCAGGAACTTGCATACCAAAGCCGCTCAAAGTGCTTGTAGCACAGGGTTCCAGGGTTCTTCACACAGGAGATTGTGGTCTTCACCAGAAGCAGAACTGCAGGCCAGAATGGGCCTCACAGAGGGTGGAGGTGGGGCTTCAGATGGCCAAGGAtggtctctttcctccttctcttgCCCTTAGTGGTGCAGAAGCAGTGGAGCACAAGGCACACATGAAGAATGGAGGATGGGGAGACATTCGAGACCATATTCTGTGCAATAACTATGCCAAACGTCTTTGA
- the LOC120788860 gene encoding alpha-1,6-mannosyl-glycoprotein 2-beta-N-acetylglucosaminyltransferase isoform X3, whose amino-acid sequence MKTRAISTQLYPSEFPGLDPRDCPRDISKDNALKTGCLNAEHPDSYGHYREAFITQTKHHWWWKLHFVWERVHMMQGYSGFVIFLEEDNYILPDFFHFYKSMIEFRKNTCPDCDMLALGNHNGLTDFTRLSNKVLTTGWMSTKHNIGMAISREVYYKLMGCSNEFCTYDDYNWDWTLQHLSGTCIPKPLKVLVAQGSRVLHTGDCGLHQKQNCRPEWASQRVEVGLQMAKDGLFPPSLALSGAEAVEHKAHMKNGGWGDIRDHILCNNYAKRL is encoded by the exons ATGAAGACGCGCGCGATAAG CACTCAGCTGTATCCCAGCGAGTTTCCTGGTCTGGATCCACGAGACTGCCCTCGAGACATATCCAAGGACAACGCTCTCAAAACAGGTTGCCTCAACGCAGAACACCCTGACTCCTATGGGCACTACAGGGAAGCCTTCATCACTCAAACCAAACACCACTGGTGGTGGAAATTGCACTTTGTATGGGAGCGAGTGCACATGATGCAGGGCTACAGTGGCTTTGTAATCTTTCTGGAGGAGGACAATTACATCTTACCtgactttttccatttctataAGTCAATGATAGAGTTCAGGAAGAACACCTGCCCAGACTGTGATATGCTGGCTTTGGGTAACCACAATGGCCTGACTGATTTTACCAGATTGTCTAATAAGGTGCTGACCACTGGGTGGATGTCCACTAAACACAACATAGGTATGGCAATCTCCAGAGAGGTGTACTATAAACTGATGGGCTGCAGCAACGAGTTCTGCACCTATGATGACTACAACTGGGACTGGACTCTGCAGCACCTCTCAGGAACTTGCATACCAAAGCCGCTCAAAGTGCTTGTAGCACAGGGTTCCAGGGTTCTTCACACAGGAGATTGTGGTCTTCACCAGAAGCAGAACTGCAGGCCAGAATGGGCCTCACAGAGGGTGGAGGTGGGGCTTCAGATGGCCAAGGAtggtctctttcctccttctcttgCCCTTAGTGGTGCAGAAGCAGTGGAGCACAAGGCACACATGAAGAATGGAGGATGGGGAGACATTCGAGACCATATTCTGTGCAATAACTATGCCAAACGTCTTTGA
- the LOC120788860 gene encoding alpha-1,6-mannosyl-glycoprotein 2-beta-N-acetylglucosaminyltransferase isoform X1 gives MRFRLLKRNLLALLGVTFMVLTLLFSTRVLIVSDNDTSRLNNNVQGNQGINSGEMVKLNFGSLPELIQSVYNANYKQSVHNADKFPGEPQLVLVVQVHNRPEYLRLLIKSLEKAAEVHSFLLIFSHDYFSEETNAIVQGITFCKVLQIYFPFSTQLYPSEFPGLDPRDCPRDISKDNALKTGCLNAEHPDSYGHYREAFITQTKHHWWWKLHFVWERVHMMQGYSGFVIFLEEDNYILPDFFHFYKSMIEFRKNTCPDCDMLALGNHNGLTDFTRLSNKVLTTGWMSTKHNIGMAISREVYYKLMGCSNEFCTYDDYNWDWTLQHLSGTCIPKPLKVLVAQGSRVLHTGDCGLHQKQNCRPEWASQRVEVGLQMAKDGLFPPSLALSGAEAVEHKAHMKNGGWGDIRDHILCNNYAKRL, from the coding sequence ATGAGGTTTCGACTGCTCAAAAGGAATCTGCTCGCGCTGTTGGGTGTTACATTTATGGTTTTGactcttttgttttcaacacGTGTATTAATAGTTTCCGATAATGATACAAGTAGACTTAATAACAACGTTCAGGGAAATCAGGGCATAAATTCTGGTGAAATGGTGAAGTTAAACTTTGGTTCGCTGCCAGAATTGATTCAGTCCGTTTACAATGCAAATTACAAGCAGAGTGTTCACAATGCGGATAAGTTTCCAGGGGAGCCTCAGCTGGTGCTGGTTGTACAAGTCCACAACAGGCCTGAATACCTCAGACTGCTCATCAAATCACTGGAGAAAGCTGCTGAGGTCCACAGCTTCCTTCTTATCTTTAGCCATGACTATTTTTCAGAAGAAACAAATGCGATTGTGCAAGGGATAACTTTCTGCAAGGTACTGCAAATTTATTTCCCTTTCAGCACTCAGCTGTATCCCAGCGAGTTTCCTGGTCTGGATCCACGAGACTGCCCTCGAGACATATCCAAGGACAACGCTCTCAAAACAGGTTGCCTCAACGCAGAACACCCTGACTCCTATGGGCACTACAGGGAAGCCTTCATCACTCAAACCAAACACCACTGGTGGTGGAAATTGCACTTTGTATGGGAGCGAGTGCACATGATGCAGGGCTACAGTGGCTTTGTAATCTTTCTGGAGGAGGACAATTACATCTTACCtgactttttccatttctataAGTCAATGATAGAGTTCAGGAAGAACACCTGCCCAGACTGTGATATGCTGGCTTTGGGTAACCACAATGGCCTGACTGATTTTACCAGATTGTCTAATAAGGTGCTGACCACTGGGTGGATGTCCACTAAACACAACATAGGTATGGCAATCTCCAGAGAGGTGTACTATAAACTGATGGGCTGCAGCAACGAGTTCTGCACCTATGATGACTACAACTGGGACTGGACTCTGCAGCACCTCTCAGGAACTTGCATACCAAAGCCGCTCAAAGTGCTTGTAGCACAGGGTTCCAGGGTTCTTCACACAGGAGATTGTGGTCTTCACCAGAAGCAGAACTGCAGGCCAGAATGGGCCTCACAGAGGGTGGAGGTGGGGCTTCAGATGGCCAAGGAtggtctctttcctccttctcttgCCCTTAGTGGTGCAGAAGCAGTGGAGCACAAGGCACACATGAAGAATGGAGGATGGGGAGACATTCGAGACCATATTCTGTGCAATAACTATGCCAAACGTCTTTGA
- the brox gene encoding BRO1 domain-containing protein BROX, protein MCFHWSASAPCLFPEESSQCQTSHKDYKTSNLQRRNKRCVLTHRMAHWFHRNPLKATAPVSFNFYGVAGSPAANKTCNDLRTTRARLLEMFTDVTCNPEMMKNATDAYLSLLQGFILSLDGTTQENKMRFIQNFKWTDTLQGNTPSTQQDAVFEVVSMAFNVAIWYTKFASRLAGKENITEPEAKDVHRSLKVAAGIFKNLKEVHIPRLITPAEKGRDLESRVMDAYIIQCQAEAQEVTIARAIELKHNATLIAALAFETANFYQKADHTLNTLEPECSSKWRKYLQLKQHFYMAYAYCYHGQTLLASDKCGEAIRSLQEAEKCYSHAKALCKEYRQTKGPGTTAKPSEQLFFIKLGGLIKNTLEKCQRENGFIYFHKVPAEAPQLELKASYGLAEPILFEMPPLSKQCTAEVYATFDLTKGTKNDKAKPKEEEVKPVKEPDLKPQKDTGCLIS, encoded by the exons ATGTGCTTTCATTGGTCAGCTTCTGCTCCGTGTTTATTTCCGGAAGAAAGTTCTCAGTGTCAGACTTCCCATAAGGACTATAAAACTTCAAATCTTCAACGCCGTAACAAAAG GTGCGTCCTCACACACAGGATGGCACACTGGTTTCACAGAAACCCATTGAAGGCAACAGCGCCTGTGTCTTTTAACTTTTATGGAGTGGCAGGGAGCCCCGCTGCCAATAAGACATGCAA TGACCTAAGGACAACCAGGGCGAGACTGCTGGAGATGTTCACTGATGTCACATGTAACCCTGAGATGATGAAAAATGCCACAGATGCATACTTGTCCCTCTTACAAG GCTTTATCTTATCCTTGGATGGAACTACACAGGAGAACAAGATGAGGTTCATTCAGAACTTCAAGTGGACTGATACCTTACAAGGAAACACACCAAG TACCCAGCAGGATGCGGTCTTTGAAGTGGTCTCCATGGCCTTCAATGTAGCCATCTGGTACACTAAGTTTGCCTCGAGActagcaggaaaagaaaa TATAACAGAGCCTGAAGCAAAAGATGTTCACCGAAGCCTGAAGGTTGCTGCTGGAATATTCAAAAACCTCAAG GAGGTTCACATCCCTCGCCTCATCACACCAGCTGAAAAGGGCCGAGACCTGGAGTCCAGAGTGATGGATGCATATATCATCCAGTGCCAAGCAGAAGCGCAAGAAG TGACAATTGCCAGAGCGATTGAACTGAAGCACAATGCCACACTCATTGCAGCACTGGCATTTGAAACAGCAAACTTCTATCAAAAAGCTG ACCACACACTGAACACTTTGGAGCCAGAGTGCAGCAGCAAGTGGAGAAAGTATCTTCAGCTCAAGCAGCACTTTTACATGGCTTAT GCATACTGCTATCATGGGCAGACACTGCTGGCAAGTGACAAGTGTGGTGAGGCTATAAGATCTCTCCAGGAAGCAGAAAAGT GTTATTCCCATGCCAAGGCACTGTGTAAAGAGTATCGTCAGACCAAAGGGCCGGGCACCACTGCCAAACCATCAGAGCAGCTGTTTTTCATCAAACTGGGTGGcctcattaaaaacacactggagAAGTGCCAGAGAGAAAATGGCTTCAT ATACTTCCATAAGGTCCCAGCTGAGGCACCCCAGCTGGAGTTGAAGGCCAGCTATGGCCTGGCTGAGCCAATCCTGTTCGAAATGCCGCCTCTCAGCAAGCAGTGCACTGCTGAAGTATATGCCACCTTTGACCTGACTAAGGGAACCAAAAATGACAAG GCTAAACCCAAGGAGGAAGAGGTGAAACCAGTGAAGGAGCCAGATTTGAAGCCTCAAAAGGACACAGGGTGTCTCATCTCCTAA